One Sulfolobus sp. S-194 DNA segment encodes these proteins:
- the pyk gene encoding pyruvate kinase, which translates to MFRKTKIIATLGPSSENHIDELVKYVDVIRLNFAHGDKEQHEKYFNLVKNRVPILVDLPGPKLRIGDLGKNMVILKPGDTIEFGTQIPVDDILFFKLIRNGSEVLISDGRIRVKITEVGNNYAKGLVEEGGILTSRKGINIPDSEVPVGLSDRDLELLKHALEMGATFIGLSFVTSPEEIRKVKEIVKDQAWIIAKIEKKSALKNLKDIIREADGVMVARGDLGVEVGLANLPQTQRRIVRLARLYGKPVILATQVLESMVTSQIPTRAEVIDVANSIIQGVDAIMLSDETAMGQYPIDAVRTLHELILSVERSFKPRPPPPLKNIDDAIAYSAVSASNLASSSGIVVYTRTGASAVRISRLRPVVPIIVLTQNQRVYKRLKLCYGIYSFISEELNSLDNIVEKSKNVARQAGLKDTIIIIAGGTEEGSTRFLKVEEI; encoded by the coding sequence ATGTTTAGAAAGACCAAAATTATCGCGACTTTAGGTCCTAGTAGTGAAAATCATATCGATGAGTTAGTAAAGTATGTAGACGTAATAAGATTAAATTTTGCACATGGAGATAAAGAACAGCATGAAAAGTACTTTAATCTAGTAAAAAATAGAGTTCCTATTCTAGTAGATTTGCCTGGGCCAAAGCTCAGGATCGGTGATTTAGGAAAAAATATGGTAATACTTAAACCTGGAGATACCATAGAATTTGGGACTCAAATTCCCGTAGATGATATTTTATTCTTTAAACTTATTAGAAATGGTTCAGAAGTACTAATATCTGACGGAAGAATTAGAGTAAAAATAACGGAGGTTGGAAACAATTACGCTAAGGGATTAGTAGAAGAAGGAGGTATTTTAACATCCAGAAAGGGCATAAACATACCGGATTCTGAAGTACCGGTAGGATTGTCTGATAGGGATTTAGAGTTACTGAAGCATGCTTTAGAAATGGGCGCAACATTTATCGGTCTTTCATTTGTAACTTCACCAGAAGAGATTAGAAAAGTTAAAGAAATTGTTAAAGATCAAGCTTGGATAATAGCTAAAATAGAGAAAAAATCTGCGTTAAAGAACTTGAAAGACATAATAAGAGAAGCTGATGGTGTAATGGTCGCTAGAGGTGATTTAGGAGTAGAAGTAGGTTTAGCTAATTTACCACAAACTCAAAGAAGAATTGTTAGACTGGCTAGATTATATGGTAAGCCCGTAATTTTAGCTACCCAAGTGCTTGAGTCAATGGTCACTTCTCAAATTCCAACTAGAGCTGAAGTGATTGATGTTGCAAATTCAATAATTCAAGGCGTTGATGCGATAATGCTTAGTGATGAGACAGCAATGGGACAATATCCTATAGATGCTGTAAGGACTTTACATGAACTAATATTAAGTGTTGAAAGATCTTTTAAACCTAGACCCCCACCACCATTAAAAAATATAGATGATGCAATAGCGTATTCTGCTGTGTCTGCCTCAAATTTGGCTTCTTCATCTGGTATAGTAGTTTATACTAGGACTGGAGCTTCAGCAGTAAGAATATCTAGGTTAAGGCCAGTAGTTCCAATAATAGTACTAACTCAAAATCAAAGAGTCTATAAGAGACTAAAACTTTGCTATGGAATTTACTCTTTTATTTCAGAAGAGTTAAATAGTCTAGATAATATTGTTGAAAAGAGTAAAAATGTAGCTAGACAAGCGGGTTTAAAGGACACTATAATAATAATTGCTGGTGGAACAGAAGAAGGATCAACTAGATTTTTAAAGGTTGAGGAGATTTAA
- a CDS encoding DUF790 family protein, whose amino-acid sequence MLPWELARFSIIKDEVLPHFATNEDLDLANEIISLFKAGKKLGEIYEEVEYLEKIYDHKLVRAFVKLLTRLCEFELESPIPPIQIRRELFKYGPVLNEKERDEIIQKVSKNLGVNVMRFLFSDLDEEKKIIKAPTIPTEDLIRWYNLSLLQTLLFKAYKLTVHVSSNWKEIIRRAKWLGLMYFAYDNPLRFEFLGPATLVKLTEKYGRNLAVLLPFIVSSQNWKIEAELVLGKKFKRIYKLRLANFKELKELLIDEKRFDSGVEEKFYKDFTNVIKGWKIIREPEPLVVGNRVFIPDFLVEKGDLKVYIEIVGFWTKEYIKEKLDKLKKVKYPILILLNEELGKEKFSGMNVITYKRKVDISLVYKWLRELENKYLDEVKVDYTISGDIISLNEIANKLSLPVEVIRKNIKTFPGYIFLKNYYVSEKLLEKLRSENFDNKSLKELVSAYGDYIVEVLEFLGYKLKWQGISDAIVIKDKKVN is encoded by the coding sequence GTGTTACCGTGGGAATTAGCAAGATTTTCCATAATTAAGGATGAAGTACTACCTCACTTTGCTACTAACGAGGATTTAGATTTAGCTAATGAGATAATTTCTTTATTTAAAGCTGGTAAAAAATTAGGGGAAATTTATGAAGAGGTTGAATACTTAGAGAAAATTTATGATCATAAACTTGTTAGGGCTTTTGTTAAATTATTAACTAGGCTTTGCGAGTTTGAATTAGAGTCACCTATACCTCCAATTCAAATTAGAAGAGAGTTATTCAAGTATGGACCGGTACTTAACGAGAAAGAAAGGGATGAAATTATTCAAAAAGTTAGCAAAAACCTAGGAGTTAATGTAATGCGTTTTCTTTTTTCTGATTTGGATGAGGAAAAGAAGATAATAAAAGCTCCAACTATCCCAACTGAAGATTTAATTAGATGGTATAATCTCTCTCTTTTACAAACCCTTCTTTTCAAGGCTTATAAATTAACTGTTCATGTTTCTTCAAACTGGAAGGAAATAATAAGAAGAGCTAAATGGTTAGGTTTAATGTATTTTGCCTATGATAATCCATTAAGGTTTGAGTTTTTAGGCCCTGCAACATTAGTTAAATTGACTGAAAAATACGGAAGAAATCTTGCCGTTCTTTTGCCATTTATTGTTTCGTCACAGAATTGGAAAATAGAGGCTGAGTTAGTTTTAGGTAAGAAGTTCAAAAGAATATACAAACTAAGACTGGCTAATTTCAAAGAATTAAAAGAATTATTGATTGACGAGAAGAGATTTGATAGTGGTGTTGAAGAGAAATTTTACAAGGACTTTACAAACGTAATTAAGGGATGGAAAATAATCAGAGAACCAGAACCTTTGGTTGTTGGCAATAGAGTGTTTATACCAGATTTTCTTGTAGAAAAGGGAGATCTAAAAGTTTATATTGAGATTGTAGGTTTTTGGACTAAGGAATATATAAAAGAGAAGTTAGATAAGTTAAAGAAAGTTAAGTACCCGATTCTTATATTGCTAAACGAAGAACTAGGCAAAGAGAAGTTTAGTGGTATGAACGTGATAACTTACAAAAGAAAAGTAGATATTTCCTTAGTTTATAAGTGGTTAAGAGAACTAGAAAATAAATATCTAGATGAGGTAAAGGTTGATTATACGATTTCTGGAGATATTATAAGTCTGAACGAGATTGCTAATAAACTTTCTTTACCGGTTGAGGTTATTAGAAAAAATATTAAAACTTTTCCAGGCTATATATTCTTAAAGAATTATTATGTTAGTGAGAAATTGCTAGAAAAACTACGTAGCGAGAATTTCGATAATAAAAGTTTGAAAGAGTTAGTATCAGCCTACGGAGATTATATAGTGGAGGTGCTAGAATTCTTAGGTTATAAATTAAAATGGCAAGGAATCTCAGACGCAATAGTTATAAAGGACAAAAAAGTAAATTAA
- a CDS encoding DEAD/DEAH box helicase has translation MVYLRYFKGLILSDAYAPGLKWSDELKAYSALAFKYRDVRKYFLEKGIEVEENVIDSLPFPLINDKIKLRDYQAEAVKAWLKEKRGIIVLPTGAGKTQVALKIISIIKVATLIVVPTIDLITQWKERINKYLDFDPGIIGGGEDSLKGITVITYDSAYTRAEELGNKFLLLIFDEVHHLPSEGYSIMAQLFASPYRLGLTATPERDDGKHELYPILVGPIVYRKSVEELSGKYIAKYKIKKVYVSLTDEEKKRYDKLRKKLKDFLSSRGLKLQSLNDFHRLVKLAAKDKEAREALLAWHESLNIAVNSQSKIEKLRELLQEYKDEKTIIFTRDTQMAYRISKTFLIPVVTYKTDKDEREEILQKFRDNEYKVIVASTVFDEGVDVPDATLAIVMGGYGTKRQFLQRLGRILRKKDKEALMIEIVTKGTADYRLSRRRRE, from the coding sequence GTGGTATACTTAAGGTACTTTAAAGGGTTAATACTCTCTGATGCTTATGCTCCAGGATTAAAATGGAGTGATGAGCTAAAAGCTTATTCTGCATTAGCCTTCAAATATAGAGATGTCAGAAAATATTTCCTTGAGAAAGGAATAGAAGTCGAGGAGAATGTAATAGACTCCTTACCTTTCCCACTAATTAATGATAAAATTAAGCTAAGAGACTATCAAGCTGAGGCCGTAAAAGCTTGGTTAAAAGAAAAAAGAGGAATTATAGTTCTTCCTACTGGAGCTGGTAAGACACAAGTGGCATTAAAGATAATCTCGATCATAAAGGTAGCTACTCTAATAGTGGTTCCTACAATAGATCTAATAACTCAATGGAAAGAGAGAATAAATAAGTATCTAGACTTTGATCCTGGAATCATTGGAGGTGGCGAAGACTCGTTAAAAGGTATAACAGTTATAACTTATGATTCCGCGTATACACGAGCCGAAGAGTTGGGAAATAAGTTTCTTTTATTAATATTTGATGAAGTACACCATTTACCTTCAGAAGGATACTCAATAATGGCTCAACTTTTTGCTTCTCCATATAGGCTAGGACTAACAGCTACACCAGAGAGAGATGATGGAAAACATGAGCTTTATCCTATACTTGTAGGACCAATAGTTTATAGGAAGAGTGTTGAAGAACTATCAGGAAAGTATATTGCTAAATATAAAATTAAAAAAGTCTATGTTTCTTTAACTGATGAGGAAAAGAAAAGATATGATAAATTAAGAAAGAAGTTGAAAGATTTTCTAAGTTCTAGAGGATTAAAGTTGCAAAGCTTAAATGATTTCCATAGATTAGTTAAACTAGCTGCAAAAGATAAAGAAGCTAGGGAAGCTTTACTTGCATGGCATGAATCACTTAATATTGCTGTAAACTCACAATCTAAGATAGAGAAGTTAAGGGAACTTCTACAGGAATATAAAGATGAGAAAACAATAATATTTACTAGAGATACTCAAATGGCATATAGAATTTCAAAGACATTTCTAATACCAGTTGTAACGTATAAGACTGATAAAGATGAAAGAGAGGAAATTTTACAAAAATTTAGGGATAACGAGTATAAAGTTATTGTTGCTTCTACAGTTTTTGATGAAGGAGTAGATGTGCCAGATGCAACGTTAGCTATTGTAATGGGTGGTTACGGTACTAAAAGGCAATTTCTTCAAAGGTTGGGAAGAATATTAAGGAAGAAAGACAAAGAGGCCTTAATGATAGAAATAGTCACCAAGGGAACTGCGGATTATAGGTTAAGTAGGAGAAGAAGAGAATAA
- a CDS encoding winged helix-turn-helix transcriptional regulator translates to MDSVDKKILLSLFKDGRISQRKIADEVKLSATSLNYRFNKLIEDKIIRSFVLYVNPNFYGKYVGRVSFKNIKDFDSSFVNVKVRCLEETTFYEIEGNSINDLQDKISYMRKELGEYDMIYLSQQNPQKPSGVDIEIVKTLIKNPRMEIGEIAKEINIPSKTIIRRLNVLINKNLIKIIPEIDLSKSDIVVFGIFSSIVNKMEFLKQCEFLRFTDGDRGVVVCAVDNVKVAENYVSQVKMSDHNSKIMIATDYEIRNDNARNELERIEKDAILNSIDN, encoded by the coding sequence ATGGATAGCGTAGACAAGAAGATCTTACTATCCCTTTTCAAAGATGGAAGAATTTCACAAAGAAAAATTGCTGACGAGGTTAAATTATCAGCTACTTCTCTTAATTATCGTTTTAATAAGCTCATAGAAGATAAAATTATTCGTTCTTTTGTATTATACGTAAATCCTAACTTTTACGGAAAATATGTAGGCAGAGTAAGTTTTAAGAACATAAAAGACTTCGATTCAAGCTTTGTTAACGTAAAAGTTAGATGTTTAGAAGAGACAACGTTCTATGAGATTGAAGGAAACTCGATTAATGATTTACAAGATAAGATTTCTTATATGAGAAAGGAATTAGGAGAATACGACATGATCTACCTTTCCCAACAGAATCCTCAAAAGCCTTCAGGAGTAGACATAGAAATTGTTAAGACTCTTATCAAAAACCCTAGAATGGAGATAGGAGAAATTGCTAAGGAAATTAACATTCCCTCAAAGACCATAATTAGAAGACTTAATGTTCTAATTAATAAGAATCTTATCAAAATAATTCCAGAAATAGATTTAAGTAAAAGCGATATAGTAGTATTTGGAATATTCTCCTCAATTGTAAACAAAATGGAATTTTTGAAGCAGTGTGAGTTTTTAAGATTTACTGATGGGGATAGAGGAGTAGTTGTATGTGCAGTCGATAATGTCAAAGTAGCTGAAAACTATGTATCTCAAGTAAAAATGAGCGATCACAATTCTAAAATTATGATAGCTACAGATTATGAAATTAGAAACGATAATGCAAGAAACGAATTAGAAAGGATCGAGAAAGATGCTATATTAAATAGCATAGATAACTAA
- a CDS encoding EamA family transporter translates to MIKRGIVDLVTASALWGTIGIVTQIGYEHNANVFQIILFRSLSSSLLVFIIFKNVKAILNRIPLIMGIVAIIFYETYVYTVNILGASLSAVFLYTAPLWVILASKVYLKDEINGRKILASILVIIGVYLIYFSKISLISIGWGMASGFTYAMLIIYSRFMQIKGYKDQEILASQAVWSLPFSLLFLMLSPKLTSSSILTGIYLGIIATFLAYIFFYRGMRLTDSITASVISSLEPVFTIVFAIIVLHQILTPLQFLGSGIIIFSSIFISI, encoded by the coding sequence ATGATCAAAAGAGGCATCGTAGATTTAGTTACTGCTTCAGCATTATGGGGTACAATTGGAATAGTAACACAGATAGGCTACGAACATAATGCAAACGTATTTCAAATAATACTATTTAGAAGCTTATCCTCTTCACTGTTAGTTTTCATAATCTTTAAAAATGTAAAGGCGATCTTGAATAGAATTCCCTTGATAATGGGGATTGTAGCTATCATATTCTATGAAACGTATGTCTATACTGTTAATATCCTAGGGGCTTCCCTTTCAGCCGTGTTTTTATATACTGCCCCTTTGTGGGTGATCTTAGCTTCAAAAGTTTATCTTAAAGATGAAATAAATGGAAGAAAAATTTTAGCTTCAATACTAGTAATAATAGGAGTATATCTAATTTACTTTTCAAAAATATCTTTAATTAGCATAGGTTGGGGAATGGCTTCCGGGTTCACTTATGCTATGCTTATTATTTATTCTAGGTTTATGCAAATAAAAGGATATAAAGACCAAGAAATCCTAGCATCTCAAGCTGTTTGGAGTTTGCCATTTTCCTTACTGTTTTTAATGTTATCACCAAAATTAACAAGTTCTTCAATACTAACTGGAATATATCTAGGCATTATAGCAACATTTTTAGCTTATATCTTCTTTTATAGAGGAATGAGACTTACAGATTCTATAACAGCCTCCGTAATATCCTCCTTAGAACCAGTGTTTACAATAGTTTTTGCAATAATAGTACTTCATCAGATTCTGACTCCACTACAATTTCTTGGATCTGGAATAATAATATTTAGTTCAATATTTATTTCAATTTAA
- a CDS encoding trimeric intracellular cation channel family protein has product MNLILELANYIGIIAFAISGSMKGIKKGMDLLGVLVLGFSTALGGGITADILLGIKPPTNLIYLPYPLTALLTSFLTFLFYKIFANVGKPLLYADAIGLGAFTASGASLAYSIDPSPLLVILIGTITAVGGGVIRDILSNEVPVILTREFYATAVIIGSGIYFLLRYEGENNYYDIIISFLITTVLRIIAMKLKWELPKVPNT; this is encoded by the coding sequence GTGAATCTAATACTTGAATTAGCAAATTATATTGGTATAATTGCTTTTGCAATCTCTGGATCTATGAAAGGAATAAAAAAAGGAATGGATTTACTTGGGGTGTTAGTATTAGGATTTTCAACCGCCTTAGGTGGTGGAATCACAGCTGACATACTTCTTGGAATAAAACCACCAACAAACTTAATCTACTTGCCTTATCCTCTAACTGCACTACTTACGAGTTTTCTTACATTTCTATTTTATAAAATATTCGCTAATGTTGGAAAACCATTACTTTATGCTGATGCAATAGGTCTAGGAGCTTTTACAGCATCTGGTGCATCATTAGCTTACTCAATAGATCCTTCTCCTCTTCTAGTTATACTGATTGGGACTATTACAGCCGTAGGAGGTGGAGTAATTAGAGATATACTTTCTAATGAAGTCCCTGTTATTTTAACTAGAGAATTTTATGCTACCGCAGTTATAATTGGTTCTGGAATTTATTTCTTGTTAAGATATGAAGGAGAAAATAATTATTATGACATAATTATATCCTTTTTAATTACTACTGTTTTAAGAATTATAGCAATGAAATTAAAATGGGAATTACCAAAAGTCCCTAATACATAA
- a CDS encoding DUF4898 domain-containing protein has product MTVSLKGLVEENIVEINNKLGYTTCWLYNFKWVSDFGKFVNMLFTRSKSLSIILPYAREDKDVLMNTIRRIANDKNASVIILLTDKISTDNFLVCNKQN; this is encoded by the coding sequence ATGACAGTTAGCCTTAAAGGATTAGTTGAGGAGAACATTGTGGAGATCAATAATAAACTGGGTTATACTACGTGTTGGCTTTATAATTTTAAATGGGTTAGTGATTTTGGTAAATTCGTTAATATGCTTTTTACTAGGTCAAAATCTCTTAGTATAATATTACCATATGCTAGGGAAGATAAAGATGTCTTAATGAACACTATAAGAAGGATAGCCAATGACAAAAATGCTTCGGTTATAATATTACTTACAGATAAAATTTCTACAGATAATTTTCTAGTATGTAATAAACAGAATTAA
- a CDS encoding APC family permease: MVEKKSLFIRESSGLIKQVNLLDAVMLNLGNMSAGEALFQSISPYASSGAVLWLASILGFLLSIPQIIVYTIMTLKIRRTGGDYVWISRVVDGRLGSILALSYLIQSTAFFAIIAFFSASSVNSVLCTIGIMNHNQQLINLANNVFVNPYGNVTLYQRLTFYVISAFFFGIVIALNIRKAKWGFTLVTILGIFSIIALLLAMIVVGSNSSDFFTKLQPFLSAYNISAPTGKRMFFPGSFSLLATLSLLPLFALYTYPWINAGPSVSAEFKNSEKVAKLNIIIASVVTFLLVTLGFMEMDLVAGYNFNISAYPTFIYNFWTVAIALAGNQALQWIIGLGLILWNFYTLSYGVVMFSRYVFALSFDRILPEKFTEVNKYGSPVYAHLLDLTITLLLLLIPVFSINAAISLYGTTILGAVYLFFGVLAGTLYGFKNNEKILKIFGVLASGYLAYLTYEAATNPLIGFTTTQGINITTLLFVISAYVFAIGVFSASYLKHKREGVDLNMLFKEIPPE; this comes from the coding sequence ATGGTTGAGAAAAAATCACTTTTCATCAGAGAGAGCTCAGGTTTAATTAAGCAAGTAAATCTATTAGATGCTGTTATGTTAAATCTAGGCAATATGTCTGCTGGGGAAGCATTATTCCAATCAATTTCTCCATATGCTAGTAGTGGTGCAGTACTTTGGTTAGCCAGTATATTAGGATTTTTACTATCAATACCTCAGATTATAGTCTATACTATCATGACCTTGAAAATAAGAAGAACTGGTGGAGATTACGTTTGGATTTCTAGAGTTGTAGATGGACGTTTAGGATCAATTCTAGCATTGTCATATTTAATTCAATCAACTGCATTCTTTGCAATAATAGCATTCTTCTCAGCTTCCTCAGTTAACTCAGTACTTTGTACTATAGGTATAATGAATCATAACCAACAACTTATAAACTTAGCAAATAATGTCTTTGTAAATCCTTACGGAAACGTAACACTTTACCAAAGACTAACATTTTATGTAATTTCAGCATTTTTCTTTGGAATAGTTATCGCTCTTAACATTAGAAAAGCAAAATGGGGGTTTACTTTAGTTACTATATTAGGAATATTTTCCATTATCGCCTTATTGCTAGCAATGATAGTTGTTGGTAGTAACTCTAGTGATTTCTTTACTAAATTACAACCCTTCCTATCAGCATACAATATTTCAGCACCAACTGGAAAAAGAATGTTTTTTCCCGGTAGCTTCAGTCTATTAGCAACCCTTTCGTTACTTCCACTATTTGCATTATATACTTACCCATGGATAAATGCTGGTCCCTCAGTATCTGCTGAGTTTAAAAATTCTGAAAAAGTTGCAAAACTAAACATTATTATAGCCTCAGTAGTAACATTCCTTTTAGTAACACTAGGATTTATGGAAATGGACTTAGTTGCAGGATATAATTTTAATATTTCAGCATATCCTACATTTATTTATAACTTTTGGACAGTTGCAATTGCATTAGCTGGAAATCAAGCATTACAATGGATTATAGGGCTTGGACTTATATTATGGAACTTTTACACATTGTCCTATGGCGTTGTTATGTTTTCTAGATATGTTTTTGCACTATCATTTGATAGAATATTACCAGAAAAATTCACAGAAGTAAATAAATATGGCTCACCGGTATATGCTCACTTACTTGATTTAACTATCACACTTCTCCTCCTGCTAATTCCAGTATTTTCAATTAATGCTGCGATCTCGCTATATGGAACTACAATTCTAGGTGCAGTATATTTATTCTTTGGAGTTTTAGCTGGAACGTTATATGGCTTTAAGAACAATGAGAAAATACTCAAAATTTTCGGAGTTCTAGCAAGTGGCTATTTAGCTTATTTAACATACGAAGCCGCAACAAACCCATTAATAGGTTTTACAACAACACAAGGGATTAATATAACAACCCTATTGTTCGTTATATCAGCATATGTATTTGCTATTGGGGTTTTCTCAGCATCTTACTTAAAGCATAAAAGAGAGGGTGTGGACTTAAACATGCTATTCAAAGAGATACCACCCGAATGA